Proteins encoded in a region of the Gallalistipes aquisgranensis genome:
- the gadC gene encoding putative glutamine/gamma-aminobutyrate antiporter GadC, whose protein sequence is MDVKKNTGFKLSVMTLAIMNITAVVSLRGLPAEAVYGPSSAFYYLFAAIVFLIPTALVAAELAAMFADKQGGVFRWVGEALGPRTGFLAIWLQWIESTIWYPTVLTFGAVSIAFIGMNESHDMLMASNKVFTLVVVLLIYWVATFISLKGLDWVGKIAKIGGVVGTIIPAGLLIVLGIVYLSTGGHNHMDMSQGFFPDLSKFDNLVLASSIFLFYAGMEMMGIHVMDVKNPTKNYPKAIFIGSLITVLIFVLGTFSLGFIIPAKDINLTQSLLIGFDNYFQYLRMSWASPVIAVALMFGVLAGVLTWVAGPSKGIFAVGRAGYLPPFFQKTNKLGVQKNILMIQGCIVTVLALLFVVMPSVQSFYQILSQLTVLLYLIMYLLMFSSAIVLRYKMKNVVRPFRIGKGNGLLWLVAGIGFCGALLAFILSFIPPGQIATGSHTVWFSVLVIGCIVVVVAPFIIYASRKPSWKDPEAAEEFAPFGVQYMQQIGDAPAPAAASGTASAAPGQKKAETPKNTK, encoded by the coding sequence ATGGATGTAAAGAAAAACACCGGGTTCAAATTGAGTGTCATGACACTTGCAATTATGAACATCACCGCCGTGGTGAGCCTGCGGGGATTGCCGGCAGAGGCCGTTTACGGTCCTTCGTCGGCTTTCTACTACCTCTTCGCGGCGATCGTGTTCCTGATTCCCACGGCGCTGGTGGCCGCCGAACTGGCCGCCATGTTCGCCGACAAACAGGGCGGAGTGTTCCGTTGGGTCGGCGAAGCGCTGGGACCGAGGACCGGCTTCCTCGCCATCTGGCTGCAATGGATCGAGAGCACCATCTGGTATCCCACCGTGCTCACTTTCGGAGCCGTATCCATCGCCTTCATCGGCATGAACGAGAGCCACGACATGCTGATGGCCTCCAACAAGGTATTCACCCTCGTCGTGGTACTGCTCATCTACTGGGTGGCCACCTTCATCTCCCTGAAGGGACTGGACTGGGTCGGAAAGATCGCCAAGATCGGCGGCGTGGTCGGCACCATCATTCCGGCCGGACTGCTGATCGTCCTGGGTATCGTCTACCTGAGTACCGGAGGCCATAACCACATGGACATGAGCCAGGGCTTTTTCCCCGACCTCTCGAAATTCGACAATCTCGTACTGGCGTCGAGCATCTTCCTTTTCTACGCGGGTATGGAGATGATGGGCATCCACGTCATGGACGTAAAGAACCCCACCAAGAACTACCCGAAAGCCATCTTCATCGGTTCGCTCATCACGGTACTGATCTTCGTGCTGGGCACCTTCTCCCTGGGCTTCATCATTCCGGCCAAGGACATCAACCTCACGCAGAGTCTGCTGATCGGCTTCGACAACTACTTCCAGTATCTGCGCATGAGCTGGGCCTCGCCCGTTATCGCCGTCGCCCTGATGTTCGGCGTACTGGCCGGTGTGCTGACCTGGGTCGCAGGTCCCTCGAAGGGTATCTTCGCCGTGGGCAGGGCGGGTTACCTGCCTCCTTTCTTCCAGAAAACCAACAAGCTCGGCGTACAGAAAAACATCCTGATGATCCAGGGCTGCATCGTCACCGTACTGGCCCTGCTGTTCGTGGTGATGCCTTCCGTACAGTCGTTCTACCAGATACTCTCGCAGCTGACCGTCCTGCTCTACCTGATCATGTACCTGCTGATGTTCTCCTCGGCGATCGTCCTGCGGTACAAGATGAAGAACGTGGTTCGCCCGTTCCGCATCGGCAAGGGCAACGGCCTGCTGTGGCTCGTGGCCGGAATCGGCTTCTGCGGCGCCCTGCTGGCCTTCATCCTGAGCTTCATTCCGCCCGGACAGATCGCAACGGGCAGCCACACGGTATGGTTCTCGGTACTGGTCATCGGCTGTATCGTGGTGGTCGTAGCCCCCTTCATCATCTACGCTTCGCGCAAACCGTCGTGGAAAGACCCCGAAGCGGCCGAGGAATTCGCCCCGTTCGGCGTACAGTACATGCAGCAAATCGGTGACGCGCCGGCTCCGGCCGCCGCATCCGGCACCGCTTCCGCCGCTCCCGGCCAGAAAAAGGCAGAAACTCCTAAAAACACCAAATAA
- a CDS encoding GRP family sugar transporter, producing the protein MFIVNSYALAVVFCIVTMLCWGSWGNTQKLASKNWRYELYYWDYVIGMLLFSLLIGFTLGSHGEGGRPFLEDLRQADASGIGSVLLGGVVFNASNILLSASISLAGLAVAFPLGVGLALVLGVIINYIGAPKGDPVILFLGVALIVAAIVFNGVASGLQQKGNETNRSHSRKGIVLAALAGVIMAFFYRFVAAAMDLNNFVEPTPGMMTPYTALFVFSCGVVLSNFVFNTYVMRRPFVGAPVTYKEYFKGSLSTHLVGVLGGMIWALGTAFSYIAAGEAGAAISYALGQGAPMIAAIWGVFIWKEFKGASRTTNLLLALMFLLFIGGLALIILSGGN; encoded by the coding sequence ATGTTTATTGTGAACAGTTATGCTCTGGCAGTCGTCTTCTGCATCGTTACGATGCTTTGCTGGGGCTCGTGGGGAAACACCCAGAAACTCGCTTCGAAGAACTGGCGGTACGAACTCTATTACTGGGACTACGTGATCGGAATGCTGCTCTTCAGTCTGCTGATCGGCTTTACGCTGGGCAGCCACGGCGAAGGCGGACGTCCGTTCCTCGAAGACCTGCGGCAGGCGGATGCGTCGGGCATCGGCAGCGTGCTGTTGGGAGGCGTGGTTTTCAATGCCTCGAATATCCTGCTTTCGGCATCCATTTCGCTGGCCGGACTGGCCGTGGCTTTCCCGCTGGGAGTGGGGCTGGCGCTGGTGCTGGGTGTGATTATCAACTATATCGGTGCTCCGAAGGGCGATCCGGTGATCCTTTTCCTGGGGGTGGCGCTGATCGTGGCCGCCATCGTCTTCAACGGAGTGGCTTCCGGCCTGCAACAGAAAGGCAACGAGACGAACCGCAGCCATAGCCGCAAGGGAATCGTGCTGGCTGCTCTGGCCGGTGTCATCATGGCGTTTTTCTACCGCTTCGTGGCGGCGGCCATGGACCTGAACAACTTCGTGGAGCCCACGCCGGGCATGATGACGCCCTACACGGCGCTGTTCGTCTTCTCGTGCGGCGTGGTGCTGAGCAACTTCGTGTTCAACACCTATGTGATGCGCCGGCCGTTCGTGGGCGCTCCGGTCACCTATAAAGAGTATTTCAAGGGGAGCCTTTCCACCCACCTGGTGGGGGTGCTCGGCGGTATGATCTGGGCGCTGGGTACGGCGTTCAGCTATATTGCCGCGGGCGAGGCCGGTGCGGCCATCTCCTACGCCCTCGGGCAGGGCGCGCCGATGATCGCCGCCATCTGGGGCGTCTTCATCTGGAAAGAGTTCAAGGGGGCGTCCCGGACGACCAATCTGCTGCTGGCCCTTATGTTCCTGCTTTTTATCGGCGGACTGGCCCTGATCATCCTCTCGGGCGGAAATTGA
- a CDS encoding aldose epimerase family protein, with the protein MKKLLFGALLLLAASCTKKQEPFALLPVSDFDTTLNGKAVSLYTIRGGDLTMQVTNYGARVVTLWAPDREGRYEDVVLGYQNIDRYVNNTGERFLGAVVGRCANRIAGGTFTLDGETYTLPQNDHGQTLHGGLNGLDRVVWNVDSVKADRLVLSYLAADGEEGFPGNLSITMTYTLTPENGFKITYRATTDKPTVANISHHSFFNLKGEGNGTVTDNLLTINGSAITPVDSVLIPTGEILPVEGTPFDFRSARTIGERIDQENVQLKNGRGYDMNWVIDRKSPDDVEWIASLYEPVSGRGIEVWSDQPALQFYSGNFFDGSTTGKTGKPLRFRESVALETQKYPDGPNHPDFPSTILRPGEVYTHTCLYKFFTK; encoded by the coding sequence ATGAAAAAACTTCTTTTCGGCGCATTGCTGTTGCTCGCCGCATCCTGCACGAAGAAACAGGAGCCGTTCGCCCTGCTTCCGGTTTCGGATTTCGACACCACGCTCAACGGGAAAGCCGTATCGCTCTACACGATCCGGGGCGGCGACCTGACCATGCAGGTCACCAACTACGGAGCCCGGGTGGTAACCCTCTGGGCTCCAGACCGCGAAGGCAGATACGAAGACGTGGTACTGGGATACCAGAACATCGACCGGTATGTGAACAACACGGGCGAACGCTTTCTGGGTGCCGTGGTAGGCCGCTGCGCCAACCGTATCGCAGGGGGAACGTTCACCCTCGACGGCGAAACCTACACCCTGCCGCAGAACGACCACGGACAGACCCTGCACGGCGGTCTGAACGGTCTCGACCGCGTGGTGTGGAACGTGGATTCGGTGAAAGCCGACCGTCTCGTCCTCTCTTATCTGGCCGCCGACGGCGAGGAGGGATTCCCCGGCAACCTCTCGATCACCATGACCTACACGCTTACTCCGGAGAACGGGTTCAAGATCACCTACCGGGCCACGACTGACAAACCGACCGTGGCGAACATCTCGCACCACTCCTTCTTCAACCTCAAGGGCGAAGGCAACGGAACGGTCACCGACAACCTACTCACGATCAACGGCAGCGCCATCACCCCGGTCGATTCCGTACTGATCCCCACGGGAGAGATTCTGCCGGTCGAAGGCACTCCGTTCGATTTCCGCAGCGCCCGGACCATCGGGGAACGGATCGACCAGGAGAACGTCCAGCTCAAAAACGGACGCGGATACGACATGAACTGGGTGATCGACCGCAAGAGCCCCGACGACGTGGAATGGATTGCATCGCTTTACGAGCCTGTTTCGGGACGCGGAATCGAGGTATGGAGCGACCAGCCGGCCCTCCAGTTCTACAGCGGAAATTTCTTCGACGGCTCGACCACAGGCAAAACGGGTAAACCGCTCCGTTTCCGCGAATCGGTGGCACTCGAAACCCAGAAGTACCCCGACGGGCCCAACCATCCCGATTTCCCCTCCACGATACTTCGGCCGGGCGAGGTCTACACCCATACCTGCCTGTACAAATTCTTCACGAAATAG
- a CDS encoding nucleoside hydrolase, with translation MKMKMKSFSLLAAMLVLGLFVSAGPSPKPLKVIFDTDMGNDVDDALALDLLYKYVEDGRIDLLGITSNKEELASVEYIDIMNNFYGFPDIPIGRITDGANCDRVNSYVSVVSKDKRYKRSHKDYTKLPESVDLMRRLLAEAEDGSVAIVAVGFSTNLSRLLASKPDGYSALDGRELVRRKVKGLYMMAGDFTPKPIRPEYNIRIDRAAAQDVFRNWPTPVVTSPWEVGEEVLYPCESILNDFKYAVPHPMVEAYKVYKPMPYDRQTWDVTTVLYAVEPDAGYFGTSGPGRIVVTDGSQTLFEADPDGNRSYLTITPEQSRRVRDYFIRMITRVPRVYGGK, from the coding sequence ATGAAAATGAAGATGAAATCCTTCTCTCTGTTGGCGGCCATGCTTGTGCTGGGGCTCTTCGTCTCTGCCGGGCCGTCGCCCAAGCCCCTGAAAGTGATTTTCGACACGGACATGGGCAACGACGTGGACGACGCCCTGGCGCTCGACCTGCTTTACAAGTATGTGGAGGACGGGCGGATCGACCTGCTCGGCATCACCTCCAACAAGGAGGAGCTGGCCAGCGTCGAATATATCGACATCATGAACAATTTTTACGGGTTTCCCGACATTCCGATCGGCCGTATCACCGATGGGGCCAACTGCGACCGGGTGAACAGCTACGTTTCCGTCGTGTCGAAGGACAAGCGTTACAAACGGAGCCATAAGGACTATACTAAACTGCCCGAGAGCGTCGATCTGATGCGCCGTCTGCTGGCCGAAGCCGAAGACGGTTCTGTGGCGATCGTCGCCGTTGGTTTTTCCACGAATCTTTCCCGCCTGCTCGCATCGAAACCCGACGGGTATTCTGCGCTGGACGGCCGCGAACTCGTACGCCGCAAGGTGAAGGGGCTCTATATGATGGCGGGGGACTTTACCCCCAAGCCGATCCGGCCCGAATACAATATCCGGATCGACAGGGCTGCCGCACAGGACGTATTCCGCAACTGGCCCACGCCGGTGGTGACCAGTCCCTGGGAGGTGGGAGAGGAGGTGCTCTATCCCTGCGAGTCTATCCTGAACGACTTCAAATACGCGGTGCCGCATCCGATGGTGGAGGCCTACAAGGTCTATAAGCCGATGCCTTACGACCGTCAGACCTGGGATGTGACTACGGTACTCTATGCCGTGGAGCCCGATGCCGGATATTTCGGTACGAGCGGTCCCGGTCGGATCGTGGTGACGGACGGCTCCCAGACCCTTTTCGAAGCCGATCCGGATGGAAACCGGAGTTATCTGACCATTACGCCCGAGCAGAGCCGGCGCGTGCGCGACTACTTTATCCGGATGATTACGCGGGTTCCCCGCGTCTACGGCGGAAAATAA
- a CDS encoding porin family protein, translated as MKKLVLLVACAFVAAGAFAQPKLGIKAGLNLADISNVEDSKMKPSFYAGAFVDFQISDFFTLSPELLYSRQGAYFKEGDLKRWERLNYLNIPVMCKFTVVKGLSVDVGPQFGFNLNGKAKMKYDDQEYKTSISDEFNTFDFGLNMGLSYMISEKFDVAARYNLGLTDVVKDNEGDACRNGVIQIGVGYRF; from the coding sequence ATGAAAAAACTCGTTTTACTTGTTGCATGCGCTTTCGTAGCTGCCGGAGCTTTCGCCCAGCCCAAGCTCGGAATCAAGGCCGGTCTGAACCTGGCAGACATTTCGAATGTAGAGGATTCGAAGATGAAACCCAGTTTCTATGCCGGTGCATTCGTGGATTTCCAGATTTCCGACTTCTTCACCCTCAGCCCCGAATTGCTCTACTCCCGTCAGGGCGCTTATTTCAAGGAAGGCGATCTCAAACGCTGGGAGCGTCTGAACTATCTGAATATCCCGGTAATGTGCAAATTTACCGTTGTGAAGGGTCTTTCGGTCGATGTAGGTCCTCAGTTCGGTTTCAACCTCAACGGCAAAGCCAAGATGAAATACGACGATCAGGAGTACAAAACTTCGATCAGCGACGAATTCAACACGTTCGATTTCGGTCTGAACATGGGTCTTTCCTACATGATCTCCGAGAAATTCGACGTGGCAGCCCGTTATAACCTGGGTCTCACCGACGTTGTGAAAGACAACGAAGGCGATGCCTGCCGCAACGGCGTTATCCAGATCGGTGTAGGATACCGTTTCTAA
- the glsA gene encoding glutaminase A, translating into MSDKISVSLMQELLQEAYDKIKNDTGGANANYIPYLANIPSSLFGISVCLSNGEVVEVGDTNYAFGIESVSKVPTAILVMKQYGAQTLLDKIGADATGLPFNSIMAILLEKDHPSTPLVNAGAIAACSMVKPTGDPNGKWEAITDFLEALCGSKLVLIDELYKSETATNFNNKSIAWLLKNYDRIYDDPDLSLDLYTRQCSMGVTTRQLAIAGGTIASDGVNPVTGTKVFEAGISPQIVSLIATVGFYEHTGDWLYTSGIPAKTGVGGGVMGVVPGLMGIAAFAPPLDSAGNSVKAQKAIRYIANKLGVNVFGHKKFEIVQ; encoded by the coding sequence ATGAGCGACAAAATTTCCGTCTCCCTGATGCAGGAACTCCTGCAGGAGGCATACGACAAAATCAAGAACGACACGGGCGGAGCGAACGCCAACTATATCCCCTATCTGGCCAATATCCCCTCGTCGCTGTTCGGTATCTCGGTCTGCCTGTCCAACGGCGAAGTCGTGGAGGTAGGCGACACGAACTATGCGTTCGGCATCGAATCGGTCTCCAAAGTCCCCACAGCCATCCTGGTCATGAAACAATACGGCGCACAGACCCTGCTCGACAAGATCGGGGCCGACGCCACGGGACTTCCCTTCAACTCGATCATGGCGATCCTTCTGGAAAAGGACCATCCTTCCACGCCTCTGGTGAACGCGGGTGCCATCGCCGCGTGCAGCATGGTCAAACCCACAGGCGACCCGAACGGCAAATGGGAAGCCATCACCGACTTCCTCGAAGCGCTCTGCGGCAGCAAACTGGTGCTGATCGACGAACTCTACAAGTCGGAAACGGCCACCAATTTCAACAACAAGTCGATCGCCTGGCTGCTCAAGAATTACGACCGCATCTACGACGATCCCGACCTGTCGCTGGACCTCTACACCCGGCAGTGTTCGATGGGCGTCACGACCCGCCAGCTCGCCATCGCCGGAGGCACGATCGCCTCGGACGGCGTGAATCCGGTGACCGGAACGAAAGTATTCGAAGCAGGCATATCGCCCCAGATCGTCTCGCTGATCGCCACCGTCGGGTTCTACGAGCACACGGGCGACTGGCTCTACACTTCCGGCATCCCGGCCAAAACGGGTGTGGGCGGTGGCGTGATGGGCGTCGTCCCCGGACTGATGGGCATCGCGGCCTTCGCCCCCCCGCTCGACAGCGCGGGCAATTCGGTGAAAGCCCAGAAAGCGATCAGGTACATCGCAAACAAACTCGGAGTAAACGTTTTCGGACATAAAAAGTTCGAAATCGTTCAATAA
- the rbsK gene encoding ribokinase, whose translation MGKIVVIGSSNTDLVIKTSRIPRPGETIIGGEFMINAGGKGANQAVAAARLGGQVVFVARTGDDQFGHSAVENYERDGIVTRHIGRDGASASGVALIAVDDAGENSIVVAPGANATLSRADVDRASEEIRGADYVLIQLEIPLDVVAYAVETAHAAGVKVVLNPAPAARLANDILAKLWLITPNCTEASLLSGVEVTDEASALEAARTIARTGVPNVIVTMGGAGALILTPEGHETVSAFRVDAVDTTAAGDIFNGALVTALVEGKTLHEAVRFASGASAISVTRMGAQTSAPGRKEVEEFLSAR comes from the coding sequence ATGGGTAAAATCGTAGTGATAGGCAGTTCCAATACGGATCTGGTCATCAAGACCTCCCGCATTCCCCGTCCGGGGGAGACCATCATCGGAGGCGAGTTCATGATAAATGCCGGCGGCAAGGGGGCCAATCAGGCCGTGGCCGCGGCCCGTCTCGGCGGGCAGGTCGTCTTCGTCGCCAGGACGGGCGACGACCAGTTCGGCCACAGCGCCGTGGAGAATTACGAGCGGGACGGAATCGTCACCCGTCATATCGGCCGCGACGGGGCTTCGGCTTCCGGCGTGGCGCTGATTGCCGTGGACGATGCGGGCGAGAACTCCATCGTCGTGGCGCCGGGCGCCAATGCCACCCTTTCCCGGGCGGATGTGGACCGGGCCTCTGAGGAGATTCGCGGCGCCGACTACGTGCTGATTCAGCTGGAGATACCGCTCGATGTGGTGGCCTATGCGGTGGAGACGGCCCATGCCGCCGGCGTGAAGGTGGTGCTCAATCCGGCACCGGCCGCCCGGTTGGCGAACGACATACTGGCGAAGCTCTGGCTCATCACGCCGAACTGTACGGAGGCCTCCCTGCTTTCGGGCGTGGAGGTGACGGATGAGGCGAGCGCTCTCGAAGCCGCCCGGACGATCGCCCGGACGGGTGTTCCCAACGTGATCGTCACGATGGGGGGAGCCGGCGCGCTCATCCTGACACCGGAGGGGCACGAGACGGTGTCCGCCTTCCGGGTGGATGCCGTGGATACGACGGCGGCGGGCGACATCTTCAACGGGGCACTGGTGACGGCTCTCGTGGAGGGAAAGACACTGCACGAGGCCGTGCGTTTCGCTTCGGGGGCGTCGGCCATCTCCGTGACGCGCATGGGGGCGCAGACCTCTGCGCCCGGACGGAAAGAGGTGGAGGAGTTTCTCTCCGCCCGGTAG
- a CDS encoding porin family protein translates to MKKVLLLAACVVMATGAFAQFSWGIKGGLNVSSLTDVPTNQMKTGIYVGAFAEYKFNDFIAIQPEVVYSRQGVAYGIVKEGDSKLRNRVRANYINIPVLARLYLLDNLTLDLGPQIGFVLTAKDFSKGVDTSDGRDVVNAKSRLDKNSYNVVDFSIAMGATYNLNENLFVSARYGLGITNFFDKDLTGMKGKNSVIQLGMGFVF, encoded by the coding sequence ATGAAAAAAGTATTGTTGCTCGCAGCCTGCGTTGTCATGGCAACCGGTGCATTCGCCCAGTTCTCCTGGGGTATCAAAGGAGGTCTCAACGTCTCCAGCCTGACGGACGTGCCCACCAACCAGATGAAGACGGGTATCTATGTGGGCGCATTTGCCGAATACAAATTCAACGATTTCATCGCCATCCAGCCCGAAGTGGTCTATTCGCGTCAGGGTGTGGCCTATGGCATCGTGAAAGAGGGAGACAGCAAATTACGGAACCGCGTCCGGGCCAACTACATCAACATTCCCGTACTGGCCCGCCTCTACCTGCTCGACAACCTCACTCTCGACCTGGGACCTCAGATCGGTTTCGTGCTGACGGCCAAAGATTTCTCTAAAGGCGTGGATACGAGCGACGGACGCGACGTGGTGAACGCCAAGAGCCGGCTGGACAAGAACAGCTACAATGTGGTGGACTTCAGCATCGCCATGGGCGCCACCTACAATCTGAACGAAAATCTCTTCGTTTCGGCCCGTTACGGACTGGGGATCACCAACTTCTTCGACAAGGACCTGACGGGAATGAAAGGGAAAAACAGCGTGATTCAGCTGGGCATGGGCTTCGTGTTCTAA
- a CDS encoding LacI family DNA-binding transcriptional regulator, giving the protein MDKTTITGIARTTGFSISTISRVLNGKAEKYRISKKTVQIIEDEAQRCNYSPSMIARGLRTNKTHTIGLVVPCIDNPFFANVASVIVREAKNAGYTIVLMDSAESETGEAECVRSLLSHRIDGMIVVPCGTSPEHLERIDREGVPVVLVDRYFENTVLPYVSTDNFSGAYEATEHLIGCGHRRIVCLQGIPSATPTRNRVAGYRKALADHGLADNALVVGNDFSVQNGYGETKLLLTGGTPPTALFALSNTIALGAYKAIREAGLTVPHDLSLVCFDNYMYLDFLEPPVTRVAQPIDEIGVLAIKILLRTMEKRDEKPGQLLLPPTLLLAKSVRQL; this is encoded by the coding sequence ATGGACAAAACAACCATAACGGGCATCGCCCGGACCACCGGCTTCTCGATTTCCACCATCTCGAGGGTGCTTAACGGGAAAGCCGAAAAATACCGGATCAGCAAAAAGACCGTGCAAATCATCGAGGACGAAGCGCAGCGCTGCAACTACTCCCCCAGCATGATCGCCCGCGGACTGAGAACGAACAAAACCCATACCATAGGCCTCGTGGTGCCCTGCATCGACAACCCGTTTTTCGCCAACGTGGCGAGCGTGATCGTGCGCGAAGCGAAAAATGCCGGATATACGATTGTGCTGATGGACAGCGCAGAGAGCGAGACGGGCGAGGCGGAGTGCGTTCGGTCGCTGCTCTCCCACCGCATCGACGGGATGATCGTCGTGCCGTGCGGCACGTCGCCGGAACATCTGGAGAGGATCGACCGGGAGGGCGTTCCCGTGGTACTGGTGGACCGTTATTTCGAGAACACCGTGCTCCCTTATGTCAGCACGGACAACTTTTCCGGGGCCTACGAAGCTACCGAGCATCTGATCGGCTGCGGCCACAGGCGGATCGTCTGCCTGCAGGGAATCCCTTCGGCCACCCCCACGCGCAACCGGGTGGCGGGTTACCGCAAAGCCCTCGCCGACCACGGACTGGCGGACAACGCGCTGGTCGTAGGCAACGACTTCTCGGTACAGAACGGATACGGCGAGACCAAACTGCTGCTGACCGGAGGCACGCCTCCCACGGCGCTTTTCGCACTGAGCAACACGATCGCCCTGGGAGCCTACAAGGCCATCCGCGAGGCGGGTCTCACAGTCCCTCACGACCTGTCGCTGGTCTGCTTCGACAACTATATGTATCTGGATTTTCTGGAACCGCCCGTCACACGGGTGGCCCAGCCGATCGACGAAATCGGCGTACTGGCCATCAAAATCCTGCTCCGCACGATGGAAAAACGGGACGAAAAGCCCGGACAGCTGTTGCTGCCCCCCACTCTGCTGCTGGCCAAATCGGTCCGTCAGCTCTGA
- a CDS encoding DUF5106 domain-containing protein has product MMTFSRIAWGACCCLCLLSGCGRGGAGAVAGDGFALPEIPAVITLPEERAAYLGRHFWDRYDFADTALVFSGEVTEQAFANYVQVLGLLAPEERKTAVGNLLDRALETDSVVFGRFADLFDKYLYDPNSPMRDEELYIPVLEHVVSSPRVPEAEKILPRDRLAWALRNRAGTRAADFTYTLASGATGTLYGVKADYTLLFFNNPDCPACKRMREEISASPLLSGWIGQGRLRVLAVYPDEDLTAWRNYRNDIPPEWINAYDASLALRDGELYDLKAIPTLYLLGRDKTVLLKDCLSVGQVIAFLEREQASDQS; this is encoded by the coding sequence ATGATGACTTTTTCGAGAATAGCGTGGGGGGCGTGCTGTTGCCTCTGTCTGCTCTCCGGCTGCGGCCGGGGCGGTGCCGGTGCGGTTGCCGGAGACGGGTTCGCGCTGCCGGAGATACCGGCCGTGATTACCTTGCCGGAGGAGAGGGCCGCCTATCTGGGACGACATTTCTGGGATCGTTACGACTTTGCGGACACGGCTCTCGTCTTTTCCGGCGAGGTGACCGAGCAGGCTTTTGCTAATTACGTGCAGGTGCTGGGGCTGCTGGCTCCCGAAGAGCGGAAAACGGCGGTGGGGAATCTGTTGGACCGCGCCCTGGAGACCGACAGCGTGGTGTTCGGGCGGTTTGCCGATCTGTTCGACAAATATCTTTACGATCCTAATTCTCCGATGCGCGACGAGGAGCTCTATATTCCGGTGCTGGAACATGTCGTCTCCTCGCCCCGGGTGCCGGAAGCGGAGAAGATTCTGCCCAGGGACCGGCTGGCCTGGGCATTGCGCAACCGAGCCGGTACGCGGGCTGCCGATTTCACCTATACGCTGGCTTCCGGTGCGACGGGAACGCTTTACGGTGTGAAGGCCGACTATACGCTCCTGTTCTTCAACAATCCGGACTGTCCTGCCTGCAAACGGATGCGGGAGGAGATTTCGGCTTCGCCGTTGCTCTCCGGCTGGATCGGACAGGGGCGGCTCCGGGTGCTGGCCGTCTATCCCGACGAGGACCTGACCGCCTGGCGGAATTACCGGAATGACATTCCGCCGGAATGGATCAATGCCTACGACGCCTCCCTGGCCCTGCGCGACGGGGAACTCTACGACCTGAAGGCGATTCCGACGCTGTACCTGCTGGGCCGGGACAAGACGGTGTTGCTGAAGGACTGTCTTTCGGTGGGACAGGTGATCGCTTTTCTTGAACGGGAACAGGCTTCGGATCAGAGCTGA